One region of Salinibacterium sp. TMP30 genomic DNA includes:
- a CDS encoding D-alanine--D-alanine ligase family protein yields the protein MTDQPSTTVTSTVTSQPTTAAKSTITVALLFGGRSSEHSISCATAGGVLSAIDRTKYTVIPVGITRDGAFTLQRDDADMFTLNPDAMPTVVDNGTRVRWPESSLSRELTVTDAEGATRSLGDVDVVFPILHGPFGEDGTIQGLIELTGLPYVGNGVLASSLGMNKHFTKLALEAAGVSVAPWVTVSALQWEREPAVWRHRASSIGYPVFVKPARAGSSVGVTKVTTPDELDAAFARAFAEDSTALVEQAMTGREIECGVLSGRDGGETRVSVAGEIVVTGRDFYDFEAKYLDVSAAQLICPAPLHDGELWQMQRTAARAFEAIGGAGLARVDFFFDGTEFVVNEINTLPGFTPISMFPKCWAASGMSYPELIDELIELGLETVR from the coding sequence ATGACGGACCAGCCCTCCACAACGGTCACGTCCACCGTGACGTCCCAGCCCACGACCGCGGCGAAGTCCACGATCACGGTTGCTCTGCTGTTCGGTGGTCGCTCGTCGGAACACAGCATCAGCTGTGCCACCGCGGGTGGTGTGCTCTCGGCGATCGATCGAACCAAGTACACGGTCATCCCGGTGGGAATCACGCGCGACGGTGCCTTCACTCTGCAGCGCGATGATGCCGACATGTTCACGCTGAATCCGGATGCCATGCCCACGGTGGTCGACAACGGCACGCGTGTTCGCTGGCCCGAGTCTTCGCTCTCCCGAGAACTCACCGTCACAGACGCTGAGGGAGCTACCCGTAGCCTTGGCGATGTTGACGTGGTCTTCCCTATTCTTCACGGACCTTTCGGGGAGGACGGCACCATTCAGGGGCTCATTGAGCTCACCGGTCTGCCCTACGTCGGCAATGGGGTGCTCGCATCATCACTGGGCATGAACAAACACTTCACGAAGCTCGCGCTCGAAGCTGCCGGAGTTTCCGTTGCCCCCTGGGTGACGGTCTCTGCGCTCCAATGGGAACGCGAACCTGCCGTCTGGCGCCACCGAGCGTCAAGCATCGGCTATCCCGTTTTCGTGAAGCCGGCTCGGGCCGGTTCCTCGGTGGGCGTCACCAAAGTAACAACCCCTGACGAGCTCGATGCAGCCTTTGCGAGAGCCTTTGCTGAAGACTCAACGGCGCTCGTTGAACAAGCAATGACGGGGCGCGAAATCGAATGCGGTGTGCTCTCCGGTCGTGACGGCGGCGAAACTCGCGTGAGTGTCGCAGGCGAGATCGTGGTTACTGGTCGAGACTTCTACGACTTCGAAGCCAAGTACCTTGATGTTTCTGCTGCCCAGTTGATCTGCCCGGCGCCACTGCACGACGGTGAACTGTGGCAAATGCAGCGCACCGCAGCCCGCGCATTTGAGGCAATTGGTGGTGCAGGTCTCGCCCGGGTCGACTTCTTCTTCGACGGAACCGAGTTCGTGGTCAACGAAATCAACACCTTGCCCGGCTTCACACCAATCTCGATGTTCCCCAAGTGTTGGGCGGCGAGTGGAATGAGCTACCCCGAACTGATCGACGAACTCATCGAACTCGGACTCGAGACCGTTCGCTAG
- a CDS encoding DUF3515 family protein — MRSTTRTPVFAMLAVVPLLASLAGCAATVPLEPADDAANPTCAEVIVRLPDTVAGLDLRETNAQGTGAWGEPANVLLRCGVAVPEPTAALACVTAPTDGIDWLRDDSDAPNYVFTTYGRDPAVQVIIDSDGDPDVEGDEVSGFDALTELAAAVSQITPDRFCVALSDTTPPDEGSE; from the coding sequence ATGAGATCGACGACCCGCACCCCCGTTTTCGCCATGCTTGCAGTGGTTCCGTTGCTTGCTTCACTGGCTGGATGCGCGGCAACTGTTCCTCTCGAACCTGCCGATGATGCCGCGAATCCTACCTGCGCCGAGGTTATCGTTCGACTACCCGATACCGTTGCTGGGCTCGATCTGCGCGAAACCAATGCGCAGGGCACGGGAGCGTGGGGAGAACCCGCCAACGTGCTGTTGCGGTGCGGTGTCGCAGTGCCTGAGCCGACCGCCGCGCTGGCCTGTGTCACAGCGCCCACTGACGGCATCGATTGGCTGCGCGACGATAGCGATGCGCCCAACTATGTCTTCACCACCTACGGCCGCGATCCTGCCGTGCAGGTCATCATCGACAGTGATGGTGATCCCGATGTCGAGGGCGATGAGGTATCAGGTTTCGATGCTCTGACAGAATTAGCGGCCGCGGTGAGCCAGATCACCCCAGATCGCTTCTGTGTGGCACTGTCAGACACCACACCGCCCGACGAAGGCTCGGAGTAG
- the thiL gene encoding thiamine-phosphate kinase, whose product MTIDRESDHRDTLGEVGELNALTRIFPRLPSAAAELIGPGDDAAVLAAPDKRMVITTDMMIHGPDFRLAWSSPYDLGWKAAATNLSDVAAMGAVPTALVVAIAAPADTPVSSLEAIADGLREACEALAPGSGVIGGDLSVSTVLTIVITAFGDLEGRAPVLRSGARVGDVVAVSGPLGRAAEGLRLLFNEGVVDGEPDAAAAAEVAAQHPEAVAAQLRPAPPIADGKTASLGGATAMLDLSDGLAIDARRVATASGVALDLSSEAVGGRAQLDGGEDHSLLATFPQSVELPVGFRAIGRVVDGEGLLVDGVAYTERGGWDPYAGWNGAAG is encoded by the coding sequence ATGACGATTGACCGCGAGAGCGACCACCGTGACACGCTCGGCGAGGTTGGCGAATTGAATGCCCTCACGCGCATCTTTCCGCGCCTGCCTTCGGCCGCGGCCGAACTTATCGGGCCGGGAGACGACGCTGCGGTACTTGCTGCCCCAGACAAGCGCATGGTAATCACCACCGACATGATGATTCACGGCCCCGACTTTCGACTTGCCTGGTCGAGCCCCTACGATCTTGGCTGGAAAGCAGCAGCCACCAACCTGTCGGATGTCGCAGCGATGGGTGCGGTTCCCACCGCTCTCGTCGTTGCTATTGCCGCCCCCGCTGACACGCCGGTCTCGTCACTCGAGGCGATCGCTGACGGGCTACGAGAAGCATGCGAGGCACTCGCTCCCGGCAGCGGAGTGATCGGTGGCGATCTTTCGGTATCGACAGTACTGACCATTGTGATCACGGCCTTCGGCGACCTTGAGGGTCGAGCACCCGTCTTGCGTTCCGGCGCTCGCGTGGGTGACGTTGTCGCCGTTTCTGGCCCCCTCGGTCGTGCTGCCGAGGGGCTTCGCCTTCTCTTCAACGAGGGAGTCGTTGACGGGGAACCGGATGCCGCTGCCGCCGCAGAGGTCGCTGCACAGCATCCCGAAGCTGTCGCCGCCCAGCTCAGGCCCGCACCACCCATCGCCGACGGAAAGACAGCATCGCTCGGGGGAGCCACGGCCATGCTCGACCTCAGCGATGGGCTTGCGATTGATGCCCGCCGCGTTGCTACCGCCAGTGGTGTCGCTCTTGATCTGTCATCCGAGGCGGTCGGTGGTCGAGCGCAACTCGATGGCGGAGAAGATCATTCGCTGCTGGCGACGTTCCCACAGTCGGTTGAGCTGCCGGTGGGCTTCCGCGCGATCGGTCGTGTCGTTGACGGCGAGGGCCTGCTCGTTGATGGTGTTGCGTACACCGAGCGCGGCGGCTGGGATCCTTACGCCGGGTGGAATGGCGCGGCAGGCTGA
- the rsmD gene encoding 16S rRNA (guanine(966)-N(2))-methyltransferase RsmD: MTRIIAGYAGSLTIAVPSAGTRPTSDRLREAIFSALEARDAIAGARVLDLYAGTGALGLESASRGAPHVTLVEKNPRAADACRKNANLIAAKAPRGSKPIILTAARAVHTFLETSGDQWDLVFIDPPYELGNDELLVALELLATQLSPDALIVIERSSRDPEPVWPTRLELDRRKDYGDTALYWLQPAAPFHPA; encoded by the coding sequence ATGACTCGCATCATCGCCGGATATGCCGGCTCCCTCACCATCGCCGTACCGAGCGCGGGCACTCGACCCACGAGCGATCGCCTGCGCGAAGCCATCTTCTCCGCCCTCGAAGCGCGCGATGCGATCGCCGGCGCCCGAGTTCTCGACCTCTACGCCGGCACTGGTGCGTTAGGGCTCGAGTCAGCATCCCGCGGAGCGCCACACGTCACCCTCGTAGAAAAAAATCCTCGGGCTGCCGACGCCTGCCGTAAAAACGCGAATCTCATCGCGGCGAAGGCTCCGCGCGGGTCGAAGCCCATCATCCTGACCGCCGCACGTGCCGTTCACACCTTCTTGGAGACATCCGGCGATCAGTGGGATCTCGTGTTCATCGACCCGCCATACGAACTCGGCAATGACGAACTGCTTGTCGCTCTCGAACTGCTTGCGACACAGCTCAGCCCCGATGCGCTGATTGTCATCGAACGCAGCTCTCGCGACCCCGAACCCGTGTGGCCCACCAGACTAGAGCTCGATCGGCGCAAAGACTACGGCGACACCGCGCTCTACTGGCTTCAGCCTGCCGCGCCATTCCACCCGGCGTAA
- a CDS encoding ATP-dependent DNA helicase RecG — translation MTSPLDQKLSAVLGGRTATSIQRGLGLLTVGDLMTHFPRRYARRGELTALAQLPLDEAVTIVAEVREVRNRPMRNKRGSILEVSISDGTGILTLTFFNQAWRANELSPGVRGIFAGKVGQYRGTRQLAHPDYELFDRDALELKKPEQAKAWAEQPIPIYPATSSVASWQIQKAVEVVLDTLGPLDDPVPDAVRRDRELLPFAKALELVHRPKVDSEWRAARDSLRFQEAFVLQAALLQQRQKQRESEATARTAGSLLEGFDVALPFVLTGDQQSVGEQIFHDMAEPVPMNRLVQGEVGSGKTLVALRAMLAVAQSGGQSALLAPTEVLAHQHFRSIVRTLGPDLAAELRPTIITGQLPTAVRKKALLATVSGASRIVIGTHALLGESVTFIDLGLVVVDEQHRFGVDQREALRLKGSKPPHVLVLTATPIPRTVAMTVFGDLDISSIAELPAGRQPISSHVVPLAEKPGWVSRVWQRLAEELAIGRQGFVVCPAIDAKTEEPGSEPALAVSDDPDAGPPRPIANVTEVLASLRSNEVLAGKRIEALHGKLSSDEKDEIMRAFAAGDIDVLVATTVIEVGVDVPNASVMVVLDADRFGVSQLHQLRGRVGRGGVPGLCLFVTAAEVESLARERVEAVASTLDGFELANKDLELRREGDVLGGVQSGGRSSLKLLRVANDGQLITEAREAAQTVLAMDPSLAEHPALAEALKRRLDESAEAFLGKN, via the coding sequence GTGACCTCGCCCCTCGATCAAAAACTCAGTGCCGTGCTGGGCGGGCGCACCGCTACCTCGATACAGCGCGGGCTTGGACTGCTGACGGTTGGCGACCTCATGACTCACTTTCCGCGGCGCTATGCTCGGCGGGGTGAGTTGACGGCTCTTGCCCAGTTGCCCCTCGATGAGGCGGTGACGATTGTGGCGGAAGTGCGCGAAGTGCGCAATCGCCCCATGCGCAACAAGCGTGGCTCGATTCTTGAGGTGTCGATTAGCGATGGCACGGGCATCCTGACCCTGACTTTCTTCAATCAGGCGTGGCGCGCCAATGAACTGTCGCCGGGAGTGCGCGGAATCTTTGCCGGCAAAGTGGGCCAATATCGTGGCACCCGCCAGCTTGCCCACCCCGACTACGAACTTTTCGACCGCGATGCGCTTGAGCTGAAGAAGCCCGAACAGGCAAAGGCCTGGGCCGAGCAGCCCATCCCGATTTACCCGGCGACCTCATCCGTCGCCAGTTGGCAGATCCAGAAAGCGGTCGAGGTCGTGCTCGACACTCTGGGTCCTCTAGATGACCCCGTGCCGGATGCCGTCCGTCGCGATCGTGAGTTGTTGCCGTTTGCGAAGGCGCTTGAGCTTGTTCATCGCCCCAAGGTCGACTCTGAGTGGCGTGCTGCTCGTGACTCCCTGCGTTTTCAGGAGGCCTTCGTCTTGCAGGCGGCCCTGTTGCAGCAGCGTCAGAAGCAGCGTGAGTCGGAGGCGACTGCGCGCACAGCAGGGTCGCTACTTGAGGGTTTCGATGTGGCCCTGCCGTTTGTGCTCACGGGCGACCAGCAGTCGGTTGGTGAGCAGATATTCCACGATATGGCTGAGCCGGTGCCGATGAACCGGCTCGTTCAGGGTGAGGTTGGTTCGGGCAAGACGCTGGTGGCGTTGAGGGCGATGCTCGCGGTGGCCCAGTCGGGCGGGCAGTCAGCGCTGTTGGCCCCCACGGAAGTTTTGGCCCATCAGCACTTCCGCTCGATCGTGCGCACGCTCGGCCCCGATCTGGCGGCAGAGTTGCGCCCGACGATCATCACTGGTCAGTTGCCCACGGCAGTGCGCAAGAAGGCGCTCTTGGCGACTGTTTCTGGCGCATCGCGCATTGTCATTGGCACCCATGCGTTGCTGGGCGAAAGTGTCACTTTCATAGACCTTGGTCTTGTTGTCGTGGATGAGCAGCACCGGTTTGGCGTTGACCAGCGTGAAGCACTGCGCTTGAAGGGGTCCAAGCCGCCACACGTTCTGGTGCTCACTGCTACGCCCATCCCGCGCACGGTGGCGATGACGGTGTTTGGCGACCTCGACATCTCATCAATTGCCGAATTGCCGGCGGGCCGGCAACCCATCAGCAGCCATGTTGTGCCTCTTGCCGAGAAGCCGGGCTGGGTGTCGCGAGTGTGGCAACGACTGGCAGAAGAACTCGCGATCGGCAGACAGGGTTTTGTTGTGTGCCCCGCGATTGATGCCAAGACTGAAGAGCCCGGCAGCGAGCCTGCGCTCGCCGTATCCGACGATCCAGATGCCGGACCACCTCGACCGATAGCGAACGTCACCGAGGTGCTGGCATCGCTTCGCAGCAATGAGGTTCTCGCCGGAAAGCGGATAGAGGCGCTCCATGGCAAGCTCTCGAGCGACGAGAAAGACGAGATCATGCGGGCGTTTGCCGCCGGAGATATCGATGTTCTGGTGGCGACGACCGTGATCGAAGTTGGTGTTGACGTGCCGAATGCTTCGGTGATGGTTGTGTTAGACGCCGACCGTTTCGGGGTGTCCCAATTGCACCAGCTGCGTGGTCGGGTTGGTCGTGGTGGCGTACCAGGGCTGTGCCTGTTTGTGACGGCGGCAGAGGTGGAGTCGTTGGCTCGCGAGCGAGTTGAGGCCGTGGCATCCACTCTCGACGGTTTCGAACTTGCTAACAAAGACTTGGAGTTGCGTCGCGAGGGCGACGTGCTTGGCGGGGTGCAATCTGGTGGGCGTTCGAGCCTGAAGCTGTTGCGGGTCGCAAACGATGGGCAGCTCATCACGGAAGCACGCGAAGCAGCGCAGACAGTGTTGGCTATGGATCCGTCGTTGGCTGAGCATCCAGCGCTCGCTGAAGCACTTAAGCGCCGGCTCGATGAGAGCGCCGAAGCATTTCTCGGCAAGAATTAA